The following coding sequences are from one Canis lupus baileyi chromosome 23, mCanLup2.hap1, whole genome shotgun sequence window:
- the LOC140615306 gene encoding ubiquitin carboxyl-terminal hydrolase 17-like protein 6, producing MEAAYLHRSEASQFNDSPKPQSCWSKRGGAEVHGGPSLPEKTSPASKTLSSLTDPLAPASAGRPPTKTPLSWEDLSQVGAGLQNTGNTCYVNATLQCLTYTEPLASYVLSQKHGTACRKQTSCTLCTLQAHMTRVLCHPGRVLRPLPLLLAAFHTHKQEDAHEYLMFILDAMQQACLPEDKPSDSQHAQDSTLIQHSFGGYWRSQIQCLHCQSISSTLEPYLDISLDIGAAQSVSQALEQLVKPEMLEGENAYHCSKCLEKVPASKVLTLHSCAKVLILVLKRFSDFTGNKMTKEMQYPECLDMQHSLSEQRAGPLVYVLYAVLVHAGWSCHSGRYFCFVKAGNGQWHKMDDAKVSACVVTCALRQLAYVLFYMQKTDMERDLVSGSVEGGIASPEADPAEVGEASGESTRDPTVNLAESEEHGEETSRQQTTLDQGRCLQERNRPKPELHVRRREIALPENAVILQHSKYRHEMPKNHPQQTMDLLHTAAGMIPPQVAGDVAKVPHVPGRARPTKRTSKKGQRRLKENVEPWSQRDQRHQAGLLNQAEREKVERRRQEAEQRKALLQRFPRRPREGQKRTWKEGTESCDYVRELPL from the exons ATGGAGGCTGCCTACCTCCACCGCTCAGAGGCATCTCAGTTCAACGACTCTCCCAAACCCCAATCATGCTGGTCAAAGAGAGGTGGTGCTGAAGTCCACGGAGGACCCTCTCTGCCTGAGAAGACATCCCCTGCATCAAAGACACTCTCCTCCCTGACTGATCCTTTGGCTCCCGCATCAGCAGGGCGGCCTCCCACCAAGACGCCTCTGAGTTGGGAGGATCTTTCCCAGGTGGGAGCTGGGCTTCAGAACACGGGGAACACTTGCTACGTGAATGCAACCCTACAGTGTCTGACCTACACAGAGCCCCTTGCCAGCTACGTGCTGTCCCAGAAGCACGGGACAGCCTGTAGGAAGCAGACATCCTGCACGCTGTGTACTCTGCAGGCTCACATGACCCGGGTTCTCTGCCATCCTGGACGTGTGCTCCGACCCCTTCCACTCCTGCTCGCCGCCTTCCACACACACAAGCAAGAAGATGCCCATGAGTATCTCATGTTCATTCTGGATGCAATGCAGCAAGCATGCTTGCCTGAAGACAAGCCCTCAGACTCTCAGCATGCTCAGGACAGCACCCTCATCCAGCATAGCTTTGGGGGGTACTGGAGGTCACAAATCCAGTGTCTCCACTGCCAAAGCATTTCCAGCACTCTGgaaccttacctggacatcagccTGGACATCGGGGCTGCTCAGAGTGTCAGCCAAGCTTTGGAGCAGTTGGTGAAGCCCGAAATGCTTGAAGGTGAAAATGCCTACCATTGTAGTAAGTGTCTAGAGAAAGTGCCTGCGTCCAAGGTGTTGACTTTGCACAGTTGTGCAAAAGTCCTCATCCTGGTCTTGAAACGATTCTCAGACTTCACAGGCAACAAAATGACTAAGGAGATGCAATATCCTGAGTGCCTTGACATGCAACACTCCctgtctgagcagagggcaggaccctTGGTTTATGTGCTCTATGCCGTGCTGGTGCATGCTGGGTGGAGTTGCCACAGTGGACGTTATTTCTGTTTCGTAAAGGCAGGAAATGGCCAGTGGCATAAAATGGATGATGCTAAGGTCAGCGCCTGCGTTGTGACTTGTGCCCTGCGCCAACTTGCCTATGTCCTCTTTTATATGCAGAAGACCGATATGGAAAGAGACCTTGTGAGTGGGTCAGTCGAGGGAGGAATCGCATCTCCCGAGGCAGACCCCGCAGAGgtgggtgaggcctcaggagagagcacaagggatCCCACTGTGAACCTTGCTGAGTCAGAGGAGCACGGGGAAGAGACCTCAAGGCAACAAACCACATTAGACCAGGGGAGATGCCTCCAAGAACGCAACCGACCTAAGCCTGAACTTCatgtcaggagaagagaaattgctcTTCCTGAGAATGCAGTCATCCTTCAGCACTCCAAATACAGACATGAGATGCCCAAGAATCATCCTCAGCAAACCATGGACCTGCTCCACACTGCAGCTGGGATGATCCCACCTCAGGTGGCCGGGGATGTGGCCAAAGTCCCGCATGTGCCAGGGAGAGCCAGACCAACCAAAAGGACgagcaagaagggacagag gaggctgaaggagaacGTGGAGCCGTGGAGTCAGCGGGACCAGCGGCACCAGGCTGGGCTGTTgaaccaggctgagagggagaaagtAGAGAGACGAAG GCAAGAAGCCgagcagaggaaggccctgctccagaggttccccaggagaccccgAGAGGGGCAGAAGCGCACCTGGAAGGAAGGCACAGAATCTTGTGACTATGTGAGG GAGCTGCCACTGTGA